From Vicia villosa cultivar HV-30 ecotype Madison, WI unplaced genomic scaffold, Vvil1.0 ctg.000037F_1_1_3, whole genome shotgun sequence, the proteins below share one genomic window:
- the LOC131622672 gene encoding myb-related protein 308-like: MGRHSCCYKQKLRKGLWSPEEDEKLLNHITNHGHGCWSSVPKQAGLQRCGKSCRLRWINYLRPDLKRGTFSQDEENLIIELHSVLGNRWSQIAAQLPGRTDNEIKNLWNSCLKKKLKQKGIDPVTHKPLSEVENGEEEDEKTRSQEKVTEISESTSGSYEKKQSSIVVKAYEPEMEVEGSCSNSNNYLMGNYPMQMSFTSNDNLPNNVSNSSSHWFNQTGLKPFDMNSEFTSFLPSSFCYKSSVLDVPSEDVSISSDSFHMKNSMLPSWGLTDCETSIKENQTEEDEAKWNEYLQNPMLMLQNQAAEGLCNQRKAAPTNVSHDDALETMLPHSKQEESSQSYSIASFGDV; encoded by the exons ATGGGAAGACACTCTTGCTGCTACAAACAGAAGCTCAGGAAAGGTCTATGGTCACCTGAGGAAGATGAAAAACTCTTGAACCATATTACTAACCATGGCCATGGATGTTGGAGCTCAGTTCCTAAGCAAGCAG GTCTTCAAAGATGTGGTAAGAGTTGTAGACTTAGATGGATTAATTACCTAAGACCTGATTTAAAAAGAGGTACATTTTCACAAGATGAAGAAAATCTCATCATTGAACTTCATTCAGTACTAGGAAATAG ATGGTCTCAAATTGCTGCGCAGTTACCAGGAAGAACCGACAACGAAATAAAGAATCTATGGAATTCTTGCTTAAAGAAGAAACTGAAGCAAAAAGGTATAGATCCTGTGACTCATAAGCCACTTTCTGAGGTAGagaatggagaagaagaagatgagaaaaCCAGAAGCCAAGAGAAAGTAACAGAAATATCAGAAAGCACTTCAGGTTCTTATGAGAAGAAACAGTCTTCAATTGTTGTAAAAGCCTATGAACCTGAAATGGAAGTTGAAGGTTCTTGTTCAAACTCCAACAACTATTTGATGGGAAATTATCCTATGCAGATGAGTTTCACATCCAATGATAATCTTCCAAACAATGTTTCAAACTCTTCTTCTCACTGGTTCAACCAAACTGGACTAAAACCTTTTGATATGAACTCTGAGTTCACCTCATTTCTACCTAGTTCTTTTTGCTACAAATCATCGGTTCTCGATGTTCCGTCAGAAGATGTTTCGATTTCTTCGGATTCTTTCCATATGAAGAATAGTATGTTACCTTCTTGGGGGTTAACAGATTGTGAGACCTCTATTAAAGAGAATCAAACAGAAGAAGATGAAGCTAAGTGGAATGAGTATCTTCAAAATCCAATGCTAATGCTGCAAAATCAAGCTGCTGAGGGTTTATGCAATCAGAGAAAGGCTGCTCCAACAAATGTGAGCCATGATGATGCTTTAGAGACTATGTTGCCTCATTCAAAGCAAGAGGAATCTTCTCAATCTTATAGtatagcttcttttggagatgtatAG